The genomic DNA CTACAGGCTAAAATGCCCATTGAGTGAGGACAAATCATTCTTAGTTTTTCTAGGCTAAAATGCCAATTGAGTGAAGACAAATCATTTTTCGTTTTTGTTTTCTATTTTCTCCTGAGTTCAGAAATCAATTGCTGGTGCCCCGAAGAGATCAAATCCATCAAAACCACAGGAATCGTGCCCCATTGGCAACGGTGAGAGCGACCCTCGTCCGTCGTCGTCCTCCAAATATTGTCCTTGTCCGTCCATGAGCGTGAAGCCCTTGATGTCAGAACAGCCGATAACATCGAGCACGGCGTCCGGGAAGAACTCCATGCTCGCCATTCTGCTCACTGCCTCGGTGTCCATCGTCGTCAGGCGATCAGAGCCAGTTCCGAAGCCGCCATTGGCAACAGAGTCGTCGTCGTCGGGCGGCAGCGCGGGCGCGTGGCCGTCGAAGGCGGCGACGTGGCCGAAAAGCTTGTCCTTCCTGGAGAAGGAGGTGCCGCAGGAGCAGACCCAGCGGTCGCGGCCGCAGTGCTTCTCGTGCGTGCGCAGGTCGGCGAGCACGGAGAAGCGCTTGACGTTGCAGCGGCGGCAGGTGTAGCTCTTGTCGCAGTGACTCCGCCGGTAGTGGTTCTTGACGCAGACAGCCGTCTTGAGCGGCTGGAAGCTCCGGTGCTCCCGGTTGCGCTTGCACCCCACGAAGGGGCAGGAGTAGAAGCACCGGGCCGTGGAcgacggcgcggcggcggaggcgggctTGGCGAGCGCGGCCGCCGTCTTGTACTCCTCGCCGTGGCCGCGCATGTGCATGCGCAGGTTGGCGTCGCGCTTGAAGCCCTTGCCGCAGACCTTGAACGAGTGCACGTGCGGCGCCAGGATCTCCTCCTTGCCGAGCTCGATCACCTCGTAGGAACCGGGCGGCGGCATGCGGCCGTcgctgtcgccgtcgccgtcctcgTCCTCGGCGTGG from Miscanthus floridulus cultivar M001 unplaced genomic scaffold, ASM1932011v1 fs_72_2_3, whole genome shotgun sequence includes the following:
- the LOC136532852 gene encoding zinc finger protein STOP1 homolog; this encodes MPPPGSYEVIELGKEEILAPHVHSFKVCGKGFKRDANLRMHMRGHGEEYKTAAALAKPASAAAPSSTARCFYSCPFVGCKRNREHRSFQPLKTAVCVKNHYRRSHCDKSYTCRRCNVKRFSVLADLRTHEKHCGRDRWVCSCGTSFSRKDKLFGHVAAFDGHAPALPPDDDDSVANGGFGTGSDRLTTMDTEAVSRMASMEFFPDAVLDVIGCSDIKGFTLMDGQGQYLEDDDGRGSLSPLPMGHDSCGFDGFDLFGAPAIDF